In a single window of the Campylobacter hyointestinalis subsp. lawsonii genome:
- a CDS encoding AI-2E family transporter, which produces MKYQLILISIASFVIIVAGLSAASSIVVPFLLAVFIAIIVSPMLDFMARLKIGRTLAFVVIILAFVLVLWFLGNVIATALNGFSAALPEYQVKLSNFIDETIAWLNSYEIIKINSFVIDSIDTNKIFSTTSTILRQTSEIVTKSFLVFLLVIFMLVETQVFKDKVEYFSKKHSLTHNIVNNFISNLKRYLAIKTISSIATGLILWGFLVYFNIPYAPLWVTLAFILNYIPTIGSIIAAVPAILISLLVNDFGDTLWLSLVYLVVNIAIGNFIEPKFLGSGLGISTLVVILSLLFWGFVLGIGGMFLAVPLTMSIKIALNENPKTKFLAILLSNKAD; this is translated from the coding sequence TTGAAATATCAGCTTATTTTGATTTCCATAGCTAGTTTTGTCATCATTGTAGCGGGACTTAGCGCAGCATCATCTATAGTTGTGCCTTTTTTATTGGCGGTTTTTATCGCTATTATCGTATCTCCTATGCTTGATTTTATGGCTAGACTAAAAATAGGGCGAACTTTGGCCTTTGTGGTGATTATCCTAGCTTTTGTTCTTGTGTTATGGTTTTTAGGAAATGTTATCGCCACTGCGTTAAATGGTTTTAGCGCCGCACTTCCTGAATATCAAGTAAAACTCTCAAACTTCATCGATGAGACTATAGCTTGGCTAAATTCCTATGAGATTATTAAGATAAATAGTTTTGTGATAGATAGCATAGATACAAACAAGATCTTTTCTACCACAAGCACTATTTTAAGGCAAACTAGTGAGATAGTTACAAAGTCATTTTTGGTGTTCTTACTAGTGATTTTTATGCTTGTTGAAACTCAGGTTTTTAAAGACAAAGTAGAGTATTTTTCTAAAAAACATAGTCTAACACATAATATAGTAAATAATTTTATATCAAATTTAAAAAGATATCTAGCTATAAAAACCATATCTTCTATCGCTACTGGTCTTATTTTATGGGGTTTTTTGGTTTATTTTAATATTCCTTACGCGCCACTTTGGGTCACTCTTGCTTTTATACTAAATTATATACCTACTATAGGTTCTATCATAGCTGCAGTTCCTGCTATTTTGATATCGCTTTTGGTAAATGATTTTGGCGATACGCTGTGGCTAAGCCTGGTTTATCTAGTCGTAAATATCGCTATAGGCAACTTCATAGAGCCTAAATTTCTAGGTTCTGGGCTTGGAATTTCGACACTTGTTGTCATACTTAGCCTACTTTTTTGGGGATTTGTGCTTGGGATCGGCGGAATGTTTTTAGCCGTTCCTCTTACTATGAGTATCAAAATAGCCCTAAATGAAAATCCAAAAACCAAATTCCTAGCAATACTACTTAGCAACAAAGCGGATTAG